One genomic segment of Streptomyces sp. RerS4 includes these proteins:
- a CDS encoding hemolysin family protein has translation MTAIQLLIGLATLVVNAFFVGAEFALISVRRSQIEPHAEHGDRRARAVLWGLEHVSAMMAAAQLGITLCTLVLGVVAEPAIAHLLTPLLGAVGVPSALTHAISFAVALALATYLHMLFGEMVPKNVALAEPVRTALLLGPPLVALTRPLKPVIFAINAFANSLLRLLRVEVKGEVAATFSDDELARIVKDSSEAGLIDDRASERLHDALELGRRPVTDVVLPSEHVIQAREGITPAALERLSAETGYSRFPVVDAQHRILGYLHVKDALDITERDEPFPLSALRAIAQVRADTPLDDVLTAMRRSRTHLAAVLGTDGAMTGLVTMEDVLRELFGRPSNA, from the coding sequence ATGACCGCGATCCAGTTGCTGATCGGTCTGGCGACGCTCGTCGTCAACGCGTTCTTCGTGGGCGCCGAGTTCGCCCTGATCTCCGTGCGGCGCAGCCAGATCGAACCGCACGCCGAGCACGGCGATCGCCGGGCGCGCGCGGTGTTGTGGGGCCTGGAGCACGTGTCGGCCATGATGGCCGCCGCGCAGTTGGGCATCACCCTGTGCACGCTGGTGCTGGGCGTGGTCGCCGAGCCGGCGATCGCCCATCTGCTGACGCCGCTGCTCGGCGCGGTCGGGGTGCCGTCCGCCCTGACGCACGCGATCTCCTTCGCGGTCGCCCTGGCGCTGGCGACGTACCTGCACATGCTGTTCGGCGAGATGGTGCCGAAGAACGTGGCGCTCGCCGAGCCGGTGCGTACGGCGCTGCTGCTGGGACCGCCGCTGGTGGCGCTGACGCGGCCGCTGAAGCCGGTGATCTTCGCGATCAACGCCTTCGCCAACAGCCTGCTGCGGCTGCTGCGGGTGGAGGTGAAGGGCGAGGTCGCGGCGACGTTCTCGGACGACGAGCTGGCCCGCATCGTCAAGGACTCCAGTGAAGCCGGGCTCATCGACGACCGCGCGAGCGAACGGCTGCACGACGCCCTGGAGCTGGGCCGGCGGCCGGTCACCGATGTGGTGCTGCCGTCGGAGCATGTGATTCAGGCCCGGGAGGGCATCACTCCCGCCGCCCTGGAGCGCCTGTCGGCCGAGACCGGGTACTCCCGCTTCCCGGTCGTCGACGCGCAGCACCGGATCCTGGGTTACCTGCACGTCAAGGACGCCCTGGACATCACCGAGCGGGACGAGCCCTTCCCGCTGTCCGCGCTGCGCGCGATCGCCCAGGTGCGGGCGGACACCCCGCTGGACGACGTGCTCACCGCCATGCGGCGCAGCCGTACGCACCTGGCGGCGGTCCTCGGGACGGACGGGGCCATGACGGGTCTGGTGACGATGGAGGACGTGCTGCGCGAGCTGTTCGGCCGCCCGTCGAACGCGTAG
- a CDS encoding SGNH/GDSL hydrolase family protein yields MEMNASYTSLVAVGDSFTEGMSDLLPDGSYRGWADLLAARLAAREPDFRYANLAVRGKLIGQIATDQAPVAAAMGADVVTLVGGLNDTLRPKVDMGRVRGHLEEAVGLLAPSCKQLVLMRSPARNGPVMERFRPRMEELFALLEELASRHGALLVDLYGAPALADPRLWDVDRLHLTAEGHRRVAEAVWQALGLPAEEDWRTPLPPSAPPGWAARRTEDVRFARRHLLPWIGRRLTGRSSGDGRPSKRPELLPYGSSPLS; encoded by the coding sequence ATGGAAATGAATGCTTCCTACACCAGTCTCGTCGCGGTCGGCGACTCCTTCACCGAGGGGATGTCCGACCTGCTGCCGGACGGCTCGTACCGGGGCTGGGCCGATCTGCTGGCCGCCCGCCTCGCGGCGCGCGAGCCCGACTTCCGCTACGCGAACCTCGCGGTCCGCGGGAAGCTGATCGGGCAGATCGCCACGGACCAGGCCCCTGTGGCGGCGGCGATGGGCGCCGACGTGGTGACGCTGGTGGGCGGGCTGAACGACACCCTGCGTCCCAAGGTCGACATGGGGCGGGTGCGCGGCCACCTGGAGGAGGCCGTGGGCCTGCTCGCCCCCTCGTGCAAGCAGCTCGTGCTGATGCGCTCGCCGGCCCGCAACGGGCCGGTGATGGAACGTTTCCGGCCGCGCATGGAAGAGCTCTTCGCCTTGCTGGAGGAGCTCGCCTCCCGGCACGGCGCACTGCTGGTGGACCTCTACGGGGCTCCCGCCCTCGCCGACCCGCGCCTGTGGGACGTCGACCGGCTGCACCTGACCGCCGAGGGGCACCGCCGGGTCGCGGAGGCGGTCTGGCAGGCGCTGGGGCTGCCGGCGGAGGAAGACTGGCGGACGCCGCTGCCGCCCTCGGCGCCACCCGGGTGGGCGGCTCGCCGGACCGAGGACGTACGCTTCGCGCGCCGGCACCTGCTCCCGTGGATCGGCCGCCGCCTGACGGGCCGCTCCTCGGGCGACGGTCGTCCCTCGAAGCGTCCGGAGCTGCTGCCGTACGGGTCCTCGCCGCTCTCGTAG
- the purB gene encoding adenylosuccinate lyase: MTAKPRIPNVLAGRYASAELAVLWSPEYKVTLERRLWLAVLRAQKDLGIEVPDAALADYERVLETVDLASIAEREKVTRHDVKARIEEFNALAGHEHVHKGMTSRDLTENVEQLQIRLSLELARDRTVAVLARLGKLAGEHAELVMAGRSHNVAAQATTLGKRFATAADELLVAYDRLENLLDRYPLRGIKGPVGTAQDMLDLLGGDAAKLADLEQRIAAHLGFSQAFTSVGQVYPRSLDYDVVTALVQLAAAPSSIAKTIRLMAGHELVTEGFKPGQVGSSAMPHKMNTRSCERVNGLMVILRGYASMTGELAGDQWNEGDVSCSVVRRVALPDAFFAFDGLLETFLTVLDEFGAFPAVVARELDRYLPFLATTKVLMGAVRAGVGREAAHEVIKEHAVASALAMREQGAERNELLDKLAADERMPLDRAQLDALMADKLSFTGAAGDQVATVVARIEAIAKEHPEAAGYAPGSIL; the protein is encoded by the coding sequence GTGACAGCCAAGCCCCGCATCCCCAATGTCCTGGCCGGCCGCTACGCGTCTGCGGAGCTCGCCGTCCTGTGGTCCCCCGAGTACAAGGTGACGCTGGAGCGGCGGCTGTGGCTCGCCGTGCTGCGCGCCCAGAAGGACCTCGGCATCGAGGTCCCGGACGCCGCCCTCGCCGACTACGAGCGCGTCCTGGAGACGGTCGACCTCGCCTCCATCGCCGAGCGCGAGAAGGTCACCCGGCACGACGTGAAGGCCCGCATCGAGGAGTTCAACGCCCTCGCCGGCCACGAGCACGTGCACAAGGGCATGACCTCGCGCGACCTCACCGAAAACGTCGAGCAGCTCCAGATCCGCCTTTCCCTGGAACTGGCCCGCGACCGCACGGTGGCCGTCCTGGCCCGTCTCGGCAAGCTGGCCGGTGAGCACGCCGAACTGGTCATGGCCGGCCGCTCCCACAACGTGGCCGCTCAGGCGACCACTCTGGGCAAGCGCTTCGCCACCGCGGCCGACGAGCTGCTGGTCGCCTACGACCGCCTGGAGAACCTCCTCGACCGCTACCCGCTGCGCGGCATCAAGGGCCCGGTGGGCACCGCTCAGGACATGCTCGACCTGCTCGGCGGCGACGCCGCGAAGCTGGCCGACCTGGAGCAGCGCATCGCCGCCCACCTCGGCTTCTCGCAGGCCTTCACCTCCGTCGGCCAGGTCTACCCCCGTTCGCTGGACTACGACGTGGTCACCGCCCTGGTGCAGCTGGCCGCCGCCCCGTCCTCGATCGCGAAGACGATCCGGCTGATGGCCGGCCACGAGCTGGTCACCGAGGGCTTCAAGCCCGGCCAGGTCGGCTCCTCCGCGATGCCGCACAAGATGAACACCCGCTCCTGCGAGCGCGTGAACGGCCTGATGGTCATCCTGCGCGGCTACGCCTCGATGACGGGCGAGCTCGCCGGCGACCAGTGGAACGAGGGCGACGTCTCCTGCTCCGTCGTCCGCCGTGTGGCCCTGCCCGACGCGTTCTTCGCCTTCGACGGCCTGCTGGAGACCTTCCTGACGGTCCTCGACGAGTTCGGCGCCTTCCCGGCCGTCGTGGCCCGCGAGCTGGACCGCTACCTGCCGTTCCTCGCCACCACCAAGGTGCTGATGGGCGCGGTGCGCGCCGGCGTGGGCCGCGAGGCCGCTCACGAGGTCATCAAGGAGCACGCGGTGGCCTCCGCTCTCGCGATGCGCGAGCAGGGCGCCGAACGCAACGAACTGCTGGACAAGCTGGCCGCCGACGAGCGCATGCCGCTGGACCGTGCGCAGCTGGACGCCCTGATGGCCGACAAGCTGTCCTTCACGGGCGCGGCCGGCGACCAGGTGGCGACCGTGGTCGCGCGGATCGAGGCGATCGCCAAGGAACACCCGGAAGCCGCCGGGTACGCGCCGGGGTCGATCCTCTGA
- the mug gene encoding G/U mismatch-specific DNA glycosylase: MTPDELEAARDRVLPDVVAGGLRVLFCGINPGLLSAATGHHFARPGNRFWPVLHLSGFTPRRLAPAEQEELLSYRLGITNVVARATARADELSAEEFREGGRILTAKVELLRPQWLAVVGVTAYRTAFGERRAQIGPQERTIGSTRIWALPNPSGLNAHWSADSMAAEYGRLRAAAEGHAPS, from the coding sequence CTGACCCCCGACGAGCTCGAAGCCGCCCGCGACCGCGTCCTCCCGGACGTGGTCGCGGGGGGTCTGCGCGTGCTGTTCTGCGGAATCAACCCCGGTCTCCTCTCCGCCGCGACGGGCCACCACTTCGCCCGCCCCGGCAACCGCTTCTGGCCGGTCCTGCATCTGTCGGGCTTCACCCCGCGCCGCCTCGCCCCCGCGGAACAGGAGGAGCTCCTGTCCTACCGGCTCGGCATCACCAACGTCGTGGCACGGGCCACGGCCCGCGCCGACGAGCTGAGCGCCGAGGAGTTCCGCGAGGGCGGCCGAATCCTGACGGCGAAGGTCGAACTGCTGCGCCCCCAGTGGCTGGCGGTCGTCGGAGTCACCGCATACCGCACGGCCTTCGGGGAACGGCGGGCGCAAATCGGCCCCCAGGAGCGCACCATCGGCTCCACCCGCATCTGGGCGCTGCCCAACCCCAGCGGACTCAACGCCCACTGGAGCGCCGATTCCATGGCCGCCGAGTACGGCCGGCTCCGCGCGGCGGCCGAAGGCCACGCGCCTTCCTGA
- a CDS encoding ABC transporter permease produces the protein MTAAALPTLPVLRSEWIKIRSARSVVISLAAVFVATAGITALTAAAVGTSEPDAMGADRLLGAFFGVNFGQVAAVAFGATAFAGEFREGALRVSLTAVPNRTRLYLSKVLTVAGLAFVVGQITGLVTFLGGQALMGEYALTLEDPGTLRAVFGSGIYLTLIALLAAGLTALVRSGTLVMGLLIPLLLIVPFVVGQVAGGAGEFMPDRAGQVVMRMEAEGSLGPWSGLGVTALWALAALAAGWFALRRRAA, from the coding sequence GTGACCGCCGCAGCCCTGCCCACCCTTCCCGTCCTGCGCTCGGAATGGATCAAAATACGGTCCGCCCGATCGGTCGTCATATCGCTGGCGGCGGTCTTCGTCGCCACCGCCGGCATCACCGCCTTGACCGCGGCGGCCGTCGGGACGTCCGAACCCGACGCCATGGGCGCGGACCGTCTCCTCGGAGCCTTCTTCGGGGTCAACTTCGGCCAGGTCGCCGCCGTCGCGTTCGGCGCCACGGCCTTCGCCGGAGAGTTCCGCGAAGGGGCTCTGCGGGTCTCGCTGACCGCCGTGCCCAACCGGACGCGCCTCTACCTGTCCAAGGTCCTGACGGTCGCCGGACTCGCCTTCGTCGTCGGCCAGATCACCGGTCTGGTCACCTTCCTCGGCGGTCAGGCCCTGATGGGGGAGTACGCCCTCACCCTCGAAGACCCCGGCACACTGCGGGCCGTCTTCGGCAGCGGGATCTACCTGACGCTCATCGCCCTGTTGGCGGCCGGGCTGACGGCCCTGGTGCGCAGCGGAACCCTCGTGATGGGCCTGCTCATCCCCCTGCTGCTGATCGTGCCGTTCGTCGTCGGGCAGGTCGCCGGCGGAGCCGGGGAGTTCATGCCGGACCGGGCCGGGCAGGTGGTGATGCGGATGGAGGCGGAGGGATCCCTCGGCCCCTGGAGCGGCCTCGGGGTGACCGCGCTGTGGGCCCTCGCGGCTCTGGCCGCCGGGTGGTTCGCCCTACGGCGCAGGGCCGCGTGA
- a CDS encoding ATP-binding cassette domain-containing protein: MNRIEIRELTKDYGTHRVLDHLTFDVLPGRVTGFLGPNGAGKSTTMRLVLGLDRPTAGTATIGGRPFTALANPLRHVGALLDPQAAHGGRRARDHLLMLAVSNGMSASRVDEVLERTGIGSVARRRIGTFSLGMRQRLGIAAALLGDPGVLLLDEPTNGLDPEGIIWIRELMRGLAAEGRTVLVSSHLMAESASFVDHLVVLGQGRLLADTPIREFIDARSSPRARLRTSEPALLESALAREGFAMVAGEDGRWTVEGIRAERLGALAAREGIPVLELADERASLEQAYLDLTAERTTFSATTT; this comes from the coding sequence ATGAACCGCATCGAGATTCGCGAACTGACCAAGGACTACGGCACCCACCGGGTCCTCGACCACCTCACCTTCGACGTCCTGCCCGGCCGCGTCACGGGCTTCCTCGGGCCGAACGGCGCCGGGAAGTCCACCACCATGCGCCTGGTGTTGGGCCTCGACCGACCGACCGCCGGTACGGCCACGATCGGCGGCCGCCCCTTTACGGCCCTGGCGAACCCGCTGCGGCACGTCGGGGCGCTCCTCGACCCCCAGGCCGCCCACGGGGGGCGCAGGGCCCGCGACCACCTGCTCATGCTCGCCGTCAGCAACGGGATGTCGGCCTCCCGGGTGGACGAGGTACTGGAGCGGACGGGGATAGGGTCCGTCGCCCGGCGCCGGATCGGGACCTTCTCGCTCGGCATGCGACAGCGCCTGGGCATCGCCGCCGCCCTGCTGGGCGATCCGGGCGTGCTCCTGCTGGACGAGCCGACCAACGGCCTCGACCCCGAGGGCATCATCTGGATCCGCGAGCTGATGCGGGGCCTCGCCGCCGAGGGTCGTACCGTGCTTGTCTCCAGCCATCTGATGGCCGAGTCCGCCTCCTTCGTCGACCACCTCGTCGTGCTCGGGCAGGGCAGGCTCCTCGCCGACACCCCGATACGGGAGTTCATCGACGCCCGGAGCAGCCCGAGGGCGCGGCTGCGGACCTCGGAGCCGGCCCTGCTGGAGAGTGCCCTGGCGCGGGAGGGCTTCGCGATGGTCGCGGGTGAGGACGGGCGGTGGACCGTCGAGGGGATACGGGCCGAGCGACTCGGCGCCCTCGCCGCCCGCGAGGGCATCCCGGTCCTCGAACTCGCCGATGAACGCGCCTCGCTGGAGCAGGCCTACCTCGACCTCACCGCGGAGCGCACCACCTTCTCCGCCACCACCACCTGA